In the Purpureocillium takamizusanense chromosome 5, complete sequence genome, one interval contains:
- a CDS encoding uncharacterized protein (EggNog:ENOG503P9CC~TransMembrane:1 (o29-52i)), producing the protein MIVDRSRCPAHTRTPWEKPSHRCDYRLRYLLMGLLVVLFAGVMILGIVYTFIRGGLGAGQASSCRRTNSLERVAVPRVSPNLPQHASLFLVSPTSTKSRESPRDGNAQLSRTLERYPW; encoded by the exons ATGATCGTCGACAGGTCGCGATGCCCGGCCCACACGCGCACGCCCTGGGAGAAGCCGTCTCACCGCTGCGACTATCGCCTTCGCTATCTCCTCAtgggcctcctcgtcgtgctCTTCGCGGGCGTCATGATCCTTGGCATCGTCTACACCTTCATTCGTGGCGGGCTTGGCGCCGGTCAGGCTTCGAGCTGTCGGCGAACAAACTCGCTGGAACGCGTCGCCGTGCCCCGTGTCTCTCCGAATCTGCCGCAACACGCATCTCTTTTCCTTGTTTCCCCAACATCAACCAAGTCCCGTGAATCTCCTCGCGATGGCAATGCACAGCTATCAAG GACCTTGGAAAGATATCCTTGGTAA
- a CDS encoding uncharacterized protein (TransMembrane:1 (n6-19c24/25o438-455i)~SECRETED:SignalP(1-18~SECRETED:cutsite=AAA-LD~SECRETED:prob=0.5004)~CAZy:GH72~EggNog:ENOG503NY3X~COG:G), translating to MLRSTLAIVSSLVASAAALDPVEAYGNKFFNKDGSQFFIKGVAYQLVPDDPLIDTNQCNLDAKLMKDLGANAIRVYHVDAGKNHDGCMKAFDDAGVYVMLDMDTFNTYIEPTKLYWNSSQFEKYAEVMDTFQKYDNLLGLFVGNENIAKKQDSPVAPFLKAAARDMKAYRDRKGYRKIPVGYSAADIQELRPMLQNYLTCGGNSSEIVDFFALNSYSWCDPSTYEQSTYDKLQEYGKNFPVPIFFSETGCNVPGPRRFQDQDAVFGKLMVNDWSGSMVYEWIQEENNYGLIEYGPPAKKNRRGNDAVGGFIRKGTPTPRNPDFNNLKTKWASLHPTGVSKADYDTKSISTRACPMSTSAGWWQVNGNVKLPTLGETKTGAFESSPSATADPSATATGGGGGGGGKTGDKSGSSTSGPKETGGADKGNNDKENSTDRPPALLGASFAALVLSLAILL from the exons ATGTTGCGAAGCACCCTGGCCATTGTCTCCAGCctggtggcctcggccgcagccCTGGACCCCGTCGAGGCGTACGGCAACAAGTTCTTCAACAAGGACGGATCGCAGTTCTTTATCAAAG GCGTGGCGTATCAGCTTGTTCCCGATGACCCCCTAATCGACACAAACCAGTGCAACCTGGATGCCAAGTTGATGAAGGACCtgggcgccaacgccatccgCGTCTACCATGTCGACGCAGGCAAGAATCACGATGGCTGCATGAAGGCGttcgacgacgctggcgtcTATGTCATGCTCGACATGGATACTTTTAACACGTACATTGAACCG ACGAAGCTTTACTGGAACTCTAGTCAATTCGAAAAGTACGCCGAGGTCATGGATACGTTCCAAAAGTACGATAATCTCTTGGGCCTGTTCGTCGGCAACGAAAACATTGCCAAGAAACAGgactcgcccgtcgcccctTTTCTCAAGGCTGCCGCCCGGGACATGAAGGCCTATCGCGACCGCAAGGGCTACCGTAAAATCCCCGTCGGCtactcggccgccgacattCAGGAGCTGCGCCCCATGCTCCAAAACTACCTGACGTGCGGAGGCAACTCATCCGAGATTGTCGACTTCTTTGCTCTCAACTCGTACTCGTGGTGCGACCCCAGCACCTATGAGCAGTCTACCTATGACAAGCTCCAGGAGTATGGCAAGAACTTCCCCGTAcccatcttcttctcggAGACGGGCTGCAACGTCCCGGGGCCACGCAGGTTCCAAGACCAGGATGCCGTCTTTGGGAAGCTCATGGTTAATGACTGGAGTGGCTCCATGGTGTACGAGTGGATCCAAGAGGAGAATAACTACGGGCTCATCGAGTACGGGCCtccggccaagaagaacaGGAGGGGtaacgacgccgtcggcggcttcaTTCGCAAGGGCACCCCGACGCCCAGGAACCCTGACTTCAACAATCTCAAGACCAAGTGGGCGAGCCTCCACCCGACAGGTGTCAGCAAGGCCGACTACGACACCAAGAGCATCTCGACACGCGCCTGTCCCATGTCCACTTCGGCCGGCTGGTGGCAAGTTAATGGTAATGTCAAGCTGCCTACCCTGGGCGAGACCAAGACGGGTGCATTCGAGTCGTCCccgagcgccacggcggatcccagcgccacggcgacgggcggcggcggcggcggcggcggcaagacgggAGACAAGTCGGGCTCGAGCACAAGCGGCCCCAAGGAGACGGGCGGGGCCGACAAGGGCAACAACGACAAGGAGAACTCGACTGACAGACCGCCGGCACTGCTTGGTGCTTCTTTTGCCGCACTTGTCTTGTCTCTGGCGATTCTACTTTAG
- a CDS encoding uncharacterized protein (TransMembrane:3 (o26-48i60-77o97-115i)~EggNog:ENOG503NYSA~COG:Q), translating to MARPTSTYYPRPPQRDSWFAPLSVDLLLKVLYVTLLHPFVCWIIPLCLRARTVKWEAPPMLAAFAWATLVTLGWAAAAVDRRVAYGPPREVDLGEEVIVVTGGASGLGMLVAEVYGMRGATVAVLDVNEMENGEARGVTYYKCDVSDKAQVARVAAQIEQELGTPTVLINNAAIVVGKSFLNLTLDDIDTSLGTNLLGPFYCLKAFLPALIRSGRGGTVVNVSSVIGHLGAARLTDYAAAKAGLTALHRSLAAELRETHPEIRTVLVTPGQVSTPLFYGVQTPSAFLAPVVEPVDVARDIIAAVDAGTGGWAAMPLYARWVDWYAVLPAGVQVLARRLAGVDRGMRTFVGRKGAAAVAAGAAADGDGKAT from the exons atggcgcggccgacgagcaccTACTacccccgcccgccgcagcgcgaCTCGTGGTTCGCGCCGCTGTCGGTCGACCTGCTCCTCAAGGTGCTGTACGTGACGCTGCTGCACCCGTTCGTGTGCTGGATCATCCCGCTgtgcctgcgcgcgcgcaccgtcaagtgggaggcgccgcccatgctgGCCGCCTTCGCGTGGGCGACGCTCGTcacgctgggctgggcggccgcggccgtcgaccgccgcgtcgcgtacggcccgccgcgcgaggtggacctcggcgaggaggtcatcgtggtgacgggcggcgccagcgggcTGGGCATGCTGGTCGCCGAGGTCTACGGGATGCGCGGCGCGACCGTCGCGGTGCTCGACGTCAACGAGATGGAGAATGGCGAGGCCAGGGGCGTCACGTACTACAAGTGCGACGTGAGCGACAAGGCGCAGGTCGCCCGGGTCGCGGCCCAGATTGAACAGGAG CTCGGAACGCCGACGGTGCTCATCAACAACGCAGCCATCGTGGTGGGCAAGTCGTTCCTCAACCtgacgctcgacgacatcgacaccAGCCTGGGGACGAACCTGCTGGGGCCCTTTTACTGCCTCAAGGCCTTCCTCCCCGCGCTGATCCGgtcgggccggggcgggaCCGTGGTCAACGTGTCGTCGGTCATCGGGCACCtaggcgcggcgcggctgaCCGACtacgcggcggccaaggcgggcctgacggcgctgcaccggtcgctggcggcggagctgcgGGAGACGCACCCGGAGATCCGGACCGTGCTGGTGACGCCGGGCCAGGTGAGCACGCCGCTCTTCTACGGGGTGCAGACGCCGAGCGCGTTCCTCGCCCCCGTCGtggagcccgtcgacgtggcccgcgacatcatcgccgccgtggacgcggggacgggcggctgggcggccaTGCCCCTGTACGCACGCTGGGTCGACTGGTACGCCGTGCTGCCCGCGGGCGTACAGGTGCTGGCGCgcaggctggcgggcgtcgaccGCGGGATGAGGACCTTTGTCGGCAGgaagggcgccgccgccgttgctgctggtgctgccgcggACGGGGATGGCAAGGCTACCTAA
- the RRG9 gene encoding Required for respiratory growth protein 9 mitochondrial (COG:S~EggNog:ENOG503P5IY) produces MSCACRAAPWRAFVQGLAQVHRLEAPPSSSSPLLPSVTRAACIATVARPRPALQSRTLHAATAPPQGQHRGFHASRGPRQDVAGAAAAKTHEPPNTTRATERLSAEPPSSQQEASSTPTEPQLRLRKRDGDAKADVDGSAARPADGAKPPTKAKRGRKPQPDSSSSSSHPFSPSGRNKKDENDEGSGNGDSSSTAGVSKPQRETWQTQKAALREKFPEGWRPRKRLSPDALAGIRALNAQFPDVYTTQALADKFEVSAEAIRRILKSKWQPSAEEEEERQQRWFRRGLQVWEHKAALGVKPPRKWRREGVVRDPAYHERRAKAIERERQREAEEDRRYREERRGRGGQQ; encoded by the coding sequence ATGAGCTGCGCGTGCCGGGCCGCGCCCTGGAGGGCCTTTGTCCAAGGCCTGGCGCAGGTCCACCGGCTCGAGGcacccccatcatcatcatcgccgctgctcccGAGTGtcacgcgcgccgcctgcattGCGACTGTGGCTCGACCCCGTCCGGCCCTGCAGAGCCGTACGCTTCACGCTGccactgcgccgccgcagggacAACATCGTGGATTCCACGCCTCGCGGGGACCGAGGCAGGATGTCGCCggggcggctgcggcgaaGACACACGAGCCGCCGAAtacgacgcgggcgacggagagGCTGAGCGCTGAgccaccgtcgtcgcagcaggaggcatcatcaacgccgACAGAGCCTCAGCTGAGACTGAGGAAacgcgacggcgatgcgaaAGCCGATGTTGACGGATCTGCTGCGAGACCGGCCGATGGAGCCAAGCCCCCGACCAAGGCGAAGCGCGGGCGGAAGCCCCAAcccgactcctcctcctcctcatcccaccccttctccccctcaGGCCGCAACAAGAAAGACGAaaacgacgagggcagcggcaacggcgactcATCCTCTACTGCTGGCGTCAGCAAGCCGCAGCGGGAGACGTGGCAGACGCAAAAGGCGGCGCTCCGGGAAAAGTTCCCCGAGGGGTGGAGACCGCGCAAGCGACTGTCGCCGGACGCGCTGGCGGGGATCCGGGCGCTCAACGCGCAGTTCCCGGACGTGTACACGAcgcaggcgctggcggacAAGTTCGAGgtgtcggccgaggcgatcCGTCGCATCCTCAAGAGCAAGTGGCAGCcgtcggcggaggaggaggaggagcggcagcagcgctggTTCCGGCGCGGCTTGCAGGTGTGGGAGCACAAGGCCGCGCTCGGGGTcaagccgccgcgcaagtggcgccgcgagggcgtcgtgcgGGATCCGGCGTATCACGAGCGCAGGGCCAAGGCGATCGAGAGGGAGAGGCagcgggaggcggaggaggacagGCGGTATAGGGAggagcggcgaggccgtgggGGGCAGcagtag
- a CDS encoding uncharacterized protein (COG:S~EggNog:ENOG503NYK2), which yields MELTPRPSRSSSSASRKSNLTLDLSNLPPLVQPTPPSNTLLFTNLNNTDIFRPDNLQSIRDLITKTAPIHAFAPLKSFRRIVVSFFDIDAAIAVRQIWDGEAVLGERLKVYYGQQTSVEAKDEHLALPDAGKLFFISPPPSPPHGWEMRLEDAPNKMVHADDLADALAKLHQRKDAVESPLSPVDGTLPGVRGRSRSSTLIWHPDDNGCSPDLPAVVVEDMTEEPEEMSPLEATRPILAHTARPPVELMHHA from the coding sequence ATGGAGCTCACACCGCGCCCGTcaagatcgtcgtcgtcggcttctcGCAAGTCCAACCTGACGCTCGACCTGTCCAATCTCCCGCCGCTGGtccagccgacgccgccgtccaaTACGCTACTGTTCACCAACCTCAACAACACCGACATCTTTCGGCCGGATAACCTGCAAAGCATACGCGACCTCATCACCAAGACGGCCCCCATTCATGCCTTTGCGCCGCTCAAGTCGTtccgccgcatcgtcgtctccttcttcgacatcgacgccgccatcgccgtccgCCAAATTtgggacggcgaggccgttCTCGGCGAGCGCCTCAAGGTCTACTATGGCCAGCAGACGtccgtcgaggccaaggacgagcacctcgccctccccgacgccggcaagctcttcttcatctcgccgccgcccagcccgccacACGGGTGGGAGATGCGGCTGGAAGACGCGCCCAACAAGATGGTGcatgccgacgacctcgccgatgccctggccaagctgcaCCAGCGcaaggatgccgtcgagTCCCCGCTGAGCCCCGTCGATGGTACGCTGCCCGGTGTCCGGGGTAGGAGCCGCAGCTCCACCCTCATCTGGCACCCCGATGACAACGGCTGCAGCCCCGATctgcccgccgtcgtggtggaGGACATGACGGAGGAGCCCGAGGAGATGAGCCCTCTTGAGGCCACTCGTCCCATCCTGGCGCACACAGCCCGACCACCCGTCGAGCTGATGCACCACGCATAA
- a CDS encoding uncharacterized protein (COG:S~EggNog:ENOG503P06B) gives MMTAARLLDDVANFGKAFLGDPNDGEARLKLVAAAEALTLELYTPFEFAVRIGWGEASRTAAVRVAVDLGLLKKLSDEPQNSEQLAAGTVADPVLVARIFKHLAATGIVREVGRDSYVSTRFSRSMNDPDIRVALQYTCMTTIPTFASLPEFLAKTNYQNPKNGEKCALQHALGTKETFFGLMRRDAGLGAGFNQFLRAYASSVPSWTDMYPVRERLGAPGLRTSSPLLVDVGGNLGHQLADLHRRFPDLRGGLVLQDQADIVAAAEASGQLPPPPPGGRGVTTVAHDFFTAQPASCRGARAYYLRLILHDWPDEQCGVILSHLRDAMAPGYSRLIINDLVLPDRGASWRQTSLDMVMMALLVSQERTESQWRALLEGAGLRMSGVWHKEGESVIEAVLATD, from the exons ATGATGACTGCTGCCAGACTCCTCGACGATGTTGCCAACTTTGGCAAGGCCTTCCTCGGCGACCCCAACGACGGCGAAGCCCGGCTTAAACTTGTggctgcggccgaggcgctcaCGCTGGAGCTGTACACACCCTTTGAGTTTGCAGTGAGGATCGGCTGGGGCGAGGCTTCGAGGACGGCGGCTGTGCGAGTCGCCGTCGATCTCGGCCTTCTCAAGAAGCTGTCCGACGAACCACAAAATAGCGAGCAACTGGCCGCTGGGACCGTGGCGGATCCAGTCTTAGTTG CGCGGATCTTTAAGCATCTGGCGGCGACCGGCATCGTCAGGGAGGTTGGCAGGGACTCGTACGTGAGCACGCGGTTCTCCCGGTCGATGAACGACCCAGACATACGCGTGGCGCTACAGTACACGTGCATGACGACGATACCTACGTTTGCGTCTCTCCCAGAGTTCCTGGCCAAGACAAACTACCAAAACCCGAAGAATGGCGAGAAGTgcgcgctgcagcacgcCCTGGGCACCAAGGAGACGTTCTTCGGCTTGATGCGACGGGACGCGGGCTTGGGCGCGGGCTTTAACCAGTTCCTGAGGGCATACGCCAGctcggtgccgtcgtggACCGACATGTATCCCGTGAGGGAGCGGCTGGGGGCGCCGGGCCTGCGGACGTCGagcccgctcctcgtcgacgtgggcgGCAACCTGGGCCACCAGCTGGCGGACCTGCACCGGCGCTTCCccgacctgcgcggcgggctggtGCTGCAGGACCAGGCGGacatcgtggcggcggccgaggcgtcgggccagctgccgccgccgccgccggggggccGCGGCGTGACGACGGTCGCGCACGACTTCTTCACGGCGCAGCCGGCGTCGTGCcggggggcgcgggcgtaCTACCTGCGGCTCATCCTGCACGACTGGCCGGACGAGCAGTGCGGCGTGATCCTGTCGCACCTGCGggacgccatggcgccggggTACTCGcggctcatcatcaacgaccTGGTGCTGCCGGACAGGggggcgtcgtggcggcaGACGAGCCTCGACATGGTCAtgatggcgctgctggtgagCCAGGAGCGCACCGAGAGCCAGtggcgggcgctgctggaggGCGCGGGGCTGCGGATGAGCGGCGTGTGGCACAAGGAGGGCGAGAGTGTGATTgaggccgtcttggccacggactga
- the MSF1 gene encoding Phenylalanine--tRNA ligase (COG:J~EggNog:ENOG503NVIG~BUSCO:EOG09262N0U) has product MSLRAVTTLALLRRSAGAPPSLPLRCLACSRSWPRPYSSQPESTPPRRSRTLGQNKPSSVVVRGKSYKTDPDWFNVPPNVLDATSRKLHLEPDHPVYITRQIIESHFPQPTYKYYNDYSPVVSTHQNFDSLGFPANHPGRALTDSYYISDTTLLRTHTSAHQADTFRANESDGYLISADVYRRDEIDRSHYPVFHQMEGARSWDRQKVPDGDIAAAVRRDIDALPKHDVVVEDPNPPFHAERNPLQEGHSAAEATAIGEHLKRSLENMVVDVFSRAKAAALKDDPTFVDEPLRMRWVEAYFPFTSPSWELEVYYAGDWLEVLGCGVVKQDLYVNAGVPSQLGWAFGIGIDRIAMLLFKIPDIRLFWSRDERFLSQFTGVSDRLDTLRRFVPFSKYPPCPKDVSFWLRATSAAGGNTRGTFHENDVMEIVRSVAGDVVEDVRVIDEFTHPKTGRRSMAYRIVYRSLERTLTNDEANQFHEAVRQALVRELGVELR; this is encoded by the exons ATGTCGCTGCGGGCCGTCACGACGCTCGCCTTGTTGCGCCGGAGCGCCGGagctcccccctctctccctctccgctgcctggcctgctcccgctcatggccacggccatACTCGTCTC AGCCcgagtcgacgccgcccaggaggagcaggacaCTGGGCCAAAATAAGCCGTCAtcggtcgtcgtccgcgGCAAGTCCTACAAGACGGACCCCGACTGGTTCAACGTGCCGCCcaacgtcctcgacgccacgTCGCGCAAGCTTCACCTCGAGCCCGACCACCCCGTCTACATCACACGCCAGATCATCGAGTCGCACTTCCCACAGCCCACCTACAAGTACTACAACGACTACAGCCCCGTCGTCTCGACGCACCAAAACTTCGACTCGCTCGGCTTCCCTGCCAACCAccccgggcgggcgctgacgGACTCGTACTACATCAGCGACACGACCCTCCTGCGCACGCACACGAGTGCCCACCAGGCCGACACGTTCCGCGCCAACGAGAGTGATGGCTACCTCATCTCGGCTGATGTTTACCGTCGCGACGAGATCGACCGCAGCCACTACCCCGTCTTCCACCAGATGGAGGGGGCCAGGTCCTGGGACCGCCAAAAGGTGCCCGACGGGGATATAGCTGCGGCCGTGCGGCGCGACATCGACGCACTGCCGAagcacgacgtcgtcgtcgaggacccgAACCCGCCCTTTCACGCCGAGCGCAATCCGCTGCAAGAGGGCCATTCGGCGGCCGAAGCGACGGCCATTGGCGAGCACCTAAAGCGCTCGCTCGAGAACATGGTGGTGGATGTGTTCTcgcgggccaaggcggcggcgctcaaggacgaccCTACCTTTGTGGACGAGCCACTGCGGATGCGGTGGGTCGAGGCCTACTTCCCCTTCACAAGCCCGTCGTGGGAGCTCGAGGTCTACTACGCAGGCGACTGGCTCGAGGTGCTGGGGTGCGGCGTGGTCAAGCAGGACCTGTACGTCAACGCGGGGGTGCCGTcgcagctgggctgggcgtttggcatcggcatcgaccgCATCGCCATGCTGCTCTTCAAGATCCCAGACATTCGGCTCTTCTGgtcgcgcgacgagcgcTTCCTGTCGCAGTTTACGGGCGTCTCGGACCGGCTCGACACGCTGAGGCGGTTCGTGCCCTTTTCCAAGTACCCGCCGTGCCCCAAGGACGTTTCGTTTTGGctgcgggcgacgtcggcggccgggggcaACACGCGGGGCACCTTTCACGAGAACGACGTCATGGAGATTGTGCGCAgcgtggcgggcgacgtggtcgaggaCGTGCGCGTCATTGACGAGTTCACGCACCCCAAGACGGGCCGCAGGAGCATGGCGTACCGCATCGTGTACCGCAGCCTCGAGCGGACGCTGACCAACGACGAGGCGAACCAGTTCCACGAGGCCGTCCGCCAGGCGCTGGTGCgggagctcggcgtcgagctgcggtGA
- a CDS encoding uncharacterized protein (COG:S~EggNog:ENOG503P8BG), whose product MSAATTERATREEEEEEAEALRSYQLFSEMSKASILAEAQNGDEHTLDVTVQSHIPVLTFRYMNTTFPLSVMEAEMHNLWNTVIQAAKYWSASNAKHDTLVRHILSARARGTLTRPLATIEADGDISDERLDVILCSDGGEFWSDLPFLGQDLVEEWTERYYRADYCDEIDLRFNLAAFIGRLISVGIHRGPAACVLSLFRETLETPRHLVSAEASINASPGTGDTTKDTRLPVNSLIHALLQMLRHSEGRIIDLSNGDGVDMAEATRPPPQVSSLGELAIQSGLSSPGFSPSRWRFWIQRLEELAKCEVAEIVESAEVCLNYMRYASESVYGPLAGKPVWLTDPLPED is encoded by the coding sequence ATGTCAGCCGCAACCACTGAACGTGCGACtcgagaggaggaggaggaggaggccgaagCGTTGCGCAGCTACCAATTGTTTTCGGAAATGAGCAAGGCCAGTATTCTTGCAGAAGCCCagaacggcgacgagcatACCCTCGACGTAACTGTGCAATCTCATATCCCGGTTCTCACCTTTCGCTATATGAACACGACATTCCCCTTGTCCGTCATGGAAGCTGAGATGCATAATCTTTGGAACACGGTCATTCAAGCGGCCAAGTACTGGAGCGCCTCTAACGCAAAACACGACACTCTCGTGCGGCATATACTAAgtgcgagggcgaggggaaCTCTTACGAGGCCACTGGCGACCATTGAAGCGGACGGCGATATTAGCGACGAGAGACTGGATGTCATTCTTTGCTCTGACGGTGGCGAATTCTGGTCCGACCTACCTTTTCTCGGCCAAGATCTTGTAGAGGAGTGGACGGAACGCTACTATCGGGCTGATTACTGCGATGAGATCGATTTGCGCTTCAACTTGGCCGCCTTCATAGGGCGCCTCATTTCGGTAGGCATCCAccgcgggccggcggcgtgcgtTCTCTCCTTGTTTCGAGAGACGCTGGAGACGCCTCGACACCTGGTGTCAGCGGAGGCCAGCATTAATGCATCACCCGGCACCGGTGACACGACAAAGGACACACGGTTGCCCGTGAACAGTCTGATCCATGCGCTCCTGCAGATGCTACGTCACTCGGAGGGACGAATCATCGACCTGAGcaatggcgacggcgttgacaTGGCAGAGGCTacgcgaccaccaccgcaggTGTCTAGCTTGGGCGAGTTGGCGATCCAGTCGGGGCTCTCCTCCCCCGGATTCAGTCCGAGCCGGTGGCGTTTTTGGATTCAGAGGCTCGAAGAGCTGGCTAAGTGCGAGGTGGCCGAGATTGTAGAGAGTGCGGAGGTGTGTCTCAACTATATGAGATATGCGTCGGAGTCTGTATATGGGCCGCTCGCTGGCAAACCGGTGTGGCTAACAGACCCCTTGCCTGAGGATTAG
- a CDS encoding uncharacterized protein (EggNog:ENOG502HEGR) yields MKDMWKTVKQYFGDGFIQDSAPLRFNVHYCTLKRPIVKTDKIRLGVTIDEDATPMFSALGDTCAPPCTCQDVPALVKHIDHFLETFTGDHPADYDIATEKGDGTLDEVALYAMRDCVSWWVHTGGALHPRHYWKQIYLGFATISDDVQIPPRDLVDGTFRFLGHTWPECLAGLRAEGVKPDLVKFAEMCIWRQTICQYLEKVDPGLRPLLVSKTSVMTQYRVMTANTLGCVALLLAVEEPVAQPLTDHALEMASVSHCLSLDIAKECLGVLQGEKTESVAGDRAQLKRELRWIYMRCLDYLDAQPNEHIRRYASAGLVYVPMMDRYRERVRGNIRFPLSEAMGRILEPFVKPRGFPTHTV; encoded by the coding sequence ATGAAGGACATGTGGAAAACTGTCAAGCAGTACTTTGGAGATGGCTTCATACAGGACTCGGCCCCACTGCGCTTCAACGTTCATTACTGCACCCTGAAGCGACCTATAGTCAAAACCGACAAGATTCGGTTGGGCGTGACCATTGACGAGGATGCGACACCAATGTTCTCGGCTCTAGGAGATacgtgcgcgccgccctgcacaTGCCAAGACGTCCCGGCCTTGGTCAAGCACATTGACCACTTTTTGGAGACCTTCACAGGTGACCATCCTGCCGACTACGACATCGCCACCGAAAAGGGCGACGGAACTTTAGACGAAGTGGCCCTCTACGCGATGAGGGACTGTGTCTCGTGGTGGGTGCATACGGGCGGGGCCCTGCATCCACGCCATTACTGGAAGCAGATATACTTGGGATTCGCAACAATATCCGACGATGTGCAAATCCCGCCTAGagacctcgtcgacggtaCTTTCCGCTTTCTTGGCCATACTTGGCCCGagtgcctggctggcctcAGGGCCGAAGGCGTCAAGCCCGACCTCGTCAAGTTCGCGGAGATGTGCATCTGGCGGCAGACCATCTGCCAATACTTGGAAAAAGTCGACCCAGGACTGCGACCGCTGCTGGTCTCCAAGACGAGCGTCATGACCCAGTACAGGGTCATGACGGCAAACACTCTTGGCTGCGTTGCCTTGCTCCTGGCAGTCGAAGAGCCCGTGGCCCAGCCATTGACGGACCACGCCCTCGAGATGGCGTCCGTGTCTCATTGCCTGAGCTTGGACATTGCCAAAGAATGCCTGGGGGTGCTGCagggcgagaagacggaGAGCGTCGCCGGAGACAGGGCGCAGCTGAAGCGCGAGCTGCGTTGGATATACATGAGGTGCCTAGACTACCTGGATGCGCAGCCCAATGAGCACATCAGGCGGTATGCGTCGGCAGGCCTGGTCTACGTTCCCATGATGGACAGGTATCGCGAGCGGGTGCGTGGCAATATCCGCTTTCCCCTGTCCGAGGCAATGGGCCGCATACTGGAACCATTTGTCAAACCACGAGGGTTCCCGACACACACAGTTTGA
- the DIC1_1 gene encoding Mitochondrial dicarboxylate transporter (COG:C~EggNog:ENOG503NUAB) gives MASSAAPTSASASAPTTTTTTGTANPDVAAKTDERRKKAKPPAIRYPFWFGGSASSMAACVTHPLDLDKTKNMPVGHGSSRSSD, from the exons ATGgcctcctccgcggcgccgacttcggcttcggcctcggccccaaccaccaccaccaccaccggcaccGCCAACCCCGACGTCGCCGCAAAGACCGACGAGCGCAGGAAAAAGGCCAAGCCTCCGGCTATACGGTATCCCTTTTGgttcggcggcagcgccagcagcatggccgccTGCGTCACGCATCCGCTTGATCTGG ACAAAACCAAAAACATGCCTGTTGGCCATGGCTCGTCACGCTCCTCCGACTAA